The Podospora pseudopauciseta strain CBS 411.78 chromosome 2 map unlocalized CBS411.78m_2, whole genome shotgun sequence genome has a window encoding:
- a CDS encoding uncharacterized protein (EggNog:ENOG503P4B6) produces the protein MSSIVNKIKEAVHSDKSHHGAPEGTSGPHNSRVANAADPRVDSDRDGSHTAGRTTGTTGTTGTNEGLHGPHNSRVANTLDPRVDSDRDGSRTAGNTGTGFGNTGTGFGNTGTGFGNSGRTAGTNEGLHGPHSSRVANTLDPRVDSDRDGSNTVGSSGTGTHTTAGFGGNTGIGSGNTHRATAGTGTTGMTGTHGAPAGTHGPHNSRIANAADPRVDSDRDGRGAIHSGPGPASNTAGPHSSDMANKLDPRVDSDLDGSKTIGQNRTYQSGTATSIARDPTDASQVPPSVLRKHLGDPVVEHDDHHHHRERRNSVKSHQEAFSGV, from the exons ATGTCTTCCATCGtcaacaagatcaaggaggctGTCCACTCCGACAAGTCCCACCATGGCGCTCCTGAAGGCACCAGCGGACCCCACAACTCTCGTGTCGCCAACGCTGCCGACCCCCGCGTCGACTCTGATCGTGACGGCTCCCACACTGCTGGCCgcaccaccggcaccaccggcaccaccggTACCAACGAAGGTCTCCACGGCCCCCACAACTCCCGCGTTGCCAACACTCTCGACCCCCGTGTAGACTCGGACCGTGATGGCTCTCGCACTGCTGGCAACACTGGTACTGGCTTCGGCAACACTGGTACTGGCTTCGGCAACACTGGTACTGGCTTCGGCAACTCTGGCCGCACCGCTGGCACCAACGAGGGCCTCCATGGTCCCCACAGCTCCCGCGTTGCCAACACTCTCGATCCCCGCGTCGATTCTGACCGTGACGGTTCCAACACTGTTGGCTCTTCTGGCACGggcacccacaccaccgctGGCTTCGGCGGCAACACTGGCATCGGCTCTGGCAACACTCACCGCGCCACCGCCGGCACCGGCACGACTGGCATGACCGGCACCCATGGTGCCCCCGCCGGCACTCACGGCCCTCACAACTCTCGCATTGCCAATGCTGCTGATCCCAGAGTTGACTCTGACCGTGATGGCCGTGGTGCCATCCACAGCGGACCTGGCCCTGCCAGCAACACTGCCGGCCCTCACTCCAGCGATATGGCGAACAAGCTCGACCCCCGTGTCGACTCGGATCTTGACGGTTCCAAGACCATTGGTCAAAACAGGACTTACCA ATCTGGGACAGCCACTTCCATCGCAAGAGACCCTACGGACGCTTCTCAGGTCCCTCCCTCCGTCCTTCGCAAGCATCTGGGTGACCCGGTGGTTGAGCAtgatgaccaccaccatcaccgcgaGAGGCGAAATAGCGTGAAGTCCCACCAGGAGGCCTTTAGCGGAGTCTAA
- a CDS encoding uncharacterized protein (COG:S; EggNog:ENOG503P5FK), translating into MALPEIASIILRLAELAFAAVVAGLNGDYLHSVRGASSWDLGRHIYTEVVAGLSILFAIIWLFPFSSSFIHWPADLFFSILWFVAFGLLVDWLDGSCGRVFDWTNLSFRDTASCAQFKAVVAFSFLSAICWLASAIVGFWWVRRNTRVRHTTTAPTYRRRRWYRSRV; encoded by the exons ATGGCGCTACCCGAGATCGCCTCCATCATTCTGCGGCTGGCAGAGCTGGCGTTTGCGGCCGTTGTCGCAGGCTTGAACGGCGACTATCTACACTCAGTTCGCGGCGCTTCCTCGTGGGATTTGGGACGACACATCTACACTGAAGTTGTTGCGGGATTGTCCATTTTGTTTGCCATTATTTGGCTGTTTCCCTTCAGCTCCTCGTTTATCCATTGGCCGGCCGATCTGTTCTTCAGCATCCTGTGGTTTGTGGCCTTTGGTCTATTGGTGGATTGGCTGGATGGTTCTTGCGG ACGGGTTTTCGACTGGACCAACCTCTCATTCCGGGACACTGCATCCTGTGCCCAGTTCAAGGCCGTAGtcgccttttccttcttgagTGCCATCTGCTGGCTAGCCAGTGCCATCGTCGG TTTCTGGTGGGTTCGCCGCAACACTCGTGTTCGTCACACCACCACTGCACCCACCTACCGTCGTCGCCGTTGGTATCGCTCTCGCGTTTAA